One window of the Candidatus Microbacterium colombiense genome contains the following:
- a CDS encoding VOC family protein, translated as MEQRVSFITLAVSDLARSRAFYVDGLGWEPIFSGDDVLMFPVADRLILSLWSIEGFTAEIGEAPASGVAPLTLAHNLATPAEVDDVLAEAALLGATVSPGQQRVWGGYSGYFTDPDGFRWEIAVNPGETGDFVLPPR; from the coding sequence ATGGAACAACGTGTCAGCTTCATCACCCTCGCCGTGTCCGATCTCGCCCGCAGCCGGGCGTTCTACGTCGACGGTCTGGGGTGGGAGCCGATCTTCTCGGGCGACGACGTGCTGATGTTCCCCGTGGCGGATCGGCTGATCCTGTCGCTGTGGTCGATCGAGGGCTTCACGGCCGAGATCGGCGAGGCGCCGGCATCCGGGGTCGCCCCGCTCACGCTCGCGCACAACCTCGCCACCCCGGCCGAGGTCGACGATGTGCTCGCCGAGGCAGCCCTGCTGGGTGCGACGGTGAGCCCCGGTCAGCAGCGGGTGTGGGGCGGGTACTCCGGCTACTTCACCGATCCCGACGGCTTCCGCTGGGAGATCGCGGTCAACCCCGGCGAGACCGGGGACTTCGTGCTGCCGCCCCGCTGA
- a CDS encoding DUF1801 domain-containing protein — protein sequence MKPTGDDVAGLIARAKPAKRQRDAETLTALMQEISGREPQTWGTIIGFGSCHYRYPTGTEGDSGVLGFAPRSAASTVYLLDGVDAHTEALDRLGPHTRGAGCLYIKDLELVDLDVLRGILERSLAWVEAGGTDDMQLTVTG from the coding sequence ATGAAGCCGACCGGCGACGACGTCGCGGGTCTGATCGCCCGGGCGAAACCCGCGAAGCGTCAGCGCGACGCCGAGACGCTCACCGCTCTGATGCAGGAGATCTCGGGCCGCGAACCGCAGACCTGGGGCACGATCATCGGCTTCGGCTCGTGCCACTACCGCTATCCGACGGGCACCGAGGGCGACAGCGGTGTGCTCGGCTTCGCACCGCGGTCTGCGGCATCCACCGTCTATCTGCTCGACGGTGTCGACGCCCACACCGAGGCGTTGGACCGGCTCGGCCCGCACACGCGTGGCGCCGGATGCCTGTACATCAAGGACCTGGAGCTCGTCGATCTCGACGTGCTGCGCGGCATCCTCGAACGCTCCCTCGCCTGGGTCGAGGCCGGCGGCACCGACGACATGCAGCTGACCGTCACCGGGTGA
- a CDS encoding Fe-S cluster assembly protein HesB: MALHITGDTAADALLTDNPLALLVGMLLDQQVPMETAFAGPLKIEQRTGASDATAIAAMAPDEFLEAFRQTPAVHRFPGSMATRVQTLCQTLVEDWGGDAAALWTQGDPSGAEVLTRLKALPGFGEQKAKIFLALLGKQYGFTGEGWREAAGAYGEDGSFRSVADIVSPESLAQVREHKKAMKAAAKAAK; this comes from the coding sequence ATGGCCCTTCACATCACCGGAGACACCGCCGCCGACGCGCTCCTGACCGACAATCCGCTCGCCCTCCTGGTCGGGATGCTGCTGGACCAACAGGTTCCGATGGAGACCGCGTTCGCCGGCCCCCTCAAGATCGAGCAGCGCACCGGCGCATCGGATGCCACGGCCATCGCCGCCATGGCCCCGGACGAGTTCCTCGAAGCGTTCCGCCAGACACCCGCCGTGCACCGGTTCCCCGGATCCATGGCCACGCGCGTGCAGACCCTGTGCCAGACGCTCGTCGAGGACTGGGGCGGCGATGCCGCCGCGCTGTGGACCCAGGGCGATCCGTCCGGCGCCGAGGTGCTGACGCGGCTGAAGGCACTCCCCGGATTCGGCGAGCAGAAGGCCAAGATCTTCCTCGCACTGCTGGGCAAGCAGTACGGATTCACCGGCGAGGGCTGGCGCGAGGCCGCCGGCGCCTACGGTGAGGACGGATCGTTCCGTAGCGTGGCCGACATCGTGTCGCCGGAGTCGCTCGCGCAGGTCCGCGAGCACAAGAAGGCGATGAAGGCCGCGGCGAAGGCGGCGAAATGA
- a CDS encoding MFS transporter produces MGANDDRTRRRLSRTPPKWAIVAVLAFAGLCSSFMFTLVVPLQAELPQLLNASREDTTWVVTITLLVAAVATPISGRLGDMYGKRRVVIVLLALLILGSVIAALSGSIVGVIIGRALQGAVTGVVPLGIAIMRDVLPIERLGTAVALMSATMGVGGAIGMPVAALLAQNADWHWLFWLAAALGVIGLVLVLAIIPEDVLRFPGRLDVLGAIGLAIGLTGILLFVSRGAEWGWTAPLTLTCIIGGIVVLLVWGWYQLRTKDPLLDLRVAARPAVLFTNVAAIGMGFALFASNVTFPQLLEMPVGAGSGFGLDMVAASLVIMPAGLVMMVISPLSGWLERTVGPRPLFTVGAAAIVLAYVFVLLWSSEVWHIFVANIFIGIGIGFSFAAMPMIIMRSVPANETGASNGLNALFRSVGTSSASAVMGGVLAAMSVQVDGITVPTRQAFEVCFWLAIAAGTIAVVLSLFIPKQRASEQHPSLP; encoded by the coding sequence GTGGGTGCGAACGACGACAGAACCAGAAGACGACTCTCCCGCACCCCTCCGAAGTGGGCGATCGTCGCGGTTCTCGCGTTCGCCGGGCTCTGCTCCTCGTTCATGTTCACGCTGGTCGTTCCCCTGCAGGCCGAGCTTCCGCAGCTGCTGAACGCCTCCCGCGAAGACACCACCTGGGTCGTGACGATCACGCTGCTGGTCGCCGCCGTCGCCACCCCGATCTCCGGTCGCCTGGGCGACATGTACGGCAAGCGCCGCGTCGTGATCGTGCTGCTGGCCCTGCTGATCCTGGGTTCCGTGATCGCCGCGCTGTCGGGCTCGATCGTCGGCGTGATCATCGGCCGCGCGCTCCAGGGCGCCGTCACGGGCGTGGTGCCCCTCGGCATCGCGATCATGCGCGACGTGCTGCCCATCGAGCGACTCGGCACCGCGGTCGCCCTGATGAGCGCGACGATGGGAGTGGGCGGCGCGATCGGCATGCCGGTGGCGGCGCTTCTCGCGCAGAACGCGGACTGGCACTGGCTGTTCTGGCTCGCGGCGGCTCTGGGCGTGATCGGGCTGGTGCTCGTGCTCGCCATCATCCCCGAAGACGTGCTCCGCTTCCCCGGGCGGCTCGACGTGCTCGGCGCGATCGGCCTCGCGATCGGCCTCACCGGCATCCTGCTGTTCGTCTCGCGTGGCGCCGAATGGGGATGGACCGCGCCGCTCACCCTCACCTGCATCATCGGCGGCATCGTCGTGCTGCTGGTGTGGGGCTGGTACCAGCTGCGCACGAAGGACCCGCTTCTCGACCTGCGCGTCGCGGCGCGCCCCGCCGTGCTGTTCACGAACGTCGCCGCGATCGGCATGGGCTTCGCGCTCTTCGCATCGAACGTCACGTTCCCCCAGCTGCTCGAGATGCCCGTCGGAGCCGGCTCGGGCTTCGGCCTCGACATGGTCGCCGCATCGCTCGTGATCATGCCGGCCGGTCTCGTGATGATGGTGATCTCACCGTTGTCGGGCTGGCTGGAGCGCACCGTCGGCCCGCGTCCGCTGTTCACGGTCGGTGCGGCGGCGATCGTGCTGGCCTACGTGTTCGTGCTGCTGTGGTCGAGCGAGGTGTGGCACATCTTCGTCGCGAACATCTTCATCGGCATCGGGATCGGGTTCAGCTTCGCCGCGATGCCGATGATCATCATGCGTTCCGTGCCGGCCAACGAGACCGGCGCGTCGAACGGCCTCAACGCGCTGTTCCGCTCGGTCGGCACGTCCAGCGCCTCAGCCGTGATGGGCGGGGTCCTCGCCGCCATGAGCGTGCAGGTCGACGGCATCACGGTGCCGACCCGCCAGGCGTTCGAGGTGTGCTTCTGGCTCGCGATCGCCGCCGGCACCATCGCGGTCGTGCTGTCGCTGTTCATCCCGAAGCAGCGCGCCAGCGAACAGCATCCGTCCCTGCCCTGA
- a CDS encoding zinc-binding alcohol dehydrogenase family protein has protein sequence MHAAVVTAFGSAPVWQSFSEPEPEGAEVVVDVLAVGIHPRVRSQADGSHYASEGSLPLIPGVDGVGRFPDGTTRYFVVASDTRGSMAERVAVDPRASVVIPDGADPVAVAAAANPVMSSWVALRHRIAWTPRARVLVLGATGAAGSAAIQVAKHLGASHVIASGRNAVQLVELPSLGADEIVPVQDADAIGRAAADVDVVLDYVWGSPAADAMRAIVTARAARGTRLDWITIGSSAGQDAAIPSAALRSSGLTIVGSGQGSVGRAAFVAELPEIVRVIADGTITTASRAVPASQVETAWDATGGARRLVVTL, from the coding sequence ATGCACGCAGCAGTCGTCACCGCGTTCGGCTCCGCACCCGTGTGGCAGTCGTTCAGCGAGCCGGAGCCGGAAGGCGCCGAGGTCGTCGTCGATGTTCTCGCCGTAGGGATCCACCCCCGCGTCCGCTCTCAGGCGGACGGATCGCACTACGCGAGCGAGGGCTCACTTCCGCTCATCCCGGGAGTGGATGGGGTCGGCCGGTTTCCGGACGGCACCACGCGCTACTTCGTGGTGGCCAGCGACACGCGCGGGTCGATGGCAGAACGCGTCGCCGTCGATCCGCGGGCCAGTGTGGTCATTCCCGACGGTGCCGACCCTGTGGCGGTCGCCGCGGCGGCCAACCCGGTCATGTCATCCTGGGTTGCGTTGCGTCACCGGATCGCCTGGACACCCCGTGCGCGAGTGCTGGTCCTCGGCGCGACGGGTGCCGCCGGTTCGGCAGCCATCCAGGTCGCGAAGCACCTCGGGGCCTCGCACGTCATCGCCAGCGGTCGGAACGCCGTGCAGCTCGTAGAGCTGCCCTCGCTCGGCGCCGACGAGATCGTTCCCGTGCAGGATGCCGATGCGATCGGCCGCGCCGCTGCCGATGTCGATGTCGTGCTCGACTACGTCTGGGGGAGCCCGGCCGCCGATGCCATGCGCGCCATCGTCACGGCCAGAGCGGCGCGGGGGACGCGGCTCGATTGGATCACCATCGGATCGTCCGCGGGACAGGACGCAGCGATCCCGTCGGCCGCGCTTCGTTCTTCCGGACTCACGATCGTGGGGAGCGGACAAGGATCGGTCGGTCGGGCGGCCTTCGTGGCCGAGCTTCCCGAGATCGTCCGGGTGATCGCGGACGGCACGATCACGACCGCCTCGAGAGCTGTTCCGGCATCCCAGGTCGAGACGGCATGGGATGCCACGGGCGGTGCGAGGCGGCTGGTGGTCACTCTCTGA
- a CDS encoding oligopeptide:H+ symporter, with protein MSTPHPTRPARDQDTRFFGQPWSLVHIFGVEMWERFSFYGMQGILLIYLYYSATQGGLGIPEAVAGGIVGAYGGSVYLSTILGAWLADRLFGSERVLFVSAMVIVAGHIALAVLPGLLGVGVGLVLVALGSGGLKANATSVVGTLYAPDDTRRDAGFSLFYLGINLGAFLGPILTGILQSTLGFHYGFGLAAIGMTLGLVQYTFGRKALPDSARAVPNPLPSNRYPAVIGIAVAAVAVIAVLVLTGVIRADNLVDIVIGLTVIASVAYFAVILSSKRIDSTERSRVWGFLPLFITSVAFWSLYQQQFTVLTVYSDKRLDRMLFGIEIPVSTVQSINPVFIIILSGVFAAIWTRLGTRQPSTPAKFGLSAIIMGVAFLLFLPFAGGGENSTPLLAIVGILFVFTVAELLLSPVGLSVATKLAPAAFRTQMVALFFLSIALGTAISGWLVQFYDPDNEVPYFSLLGAIAIAVGIGLLLSIKPVMRLMKGVR; from the coding sequence ATGAGCACACCGCATCCGACGCGTCCGGCGCGCGACCAGGACACCCGCTTCTTCGGTCAGCCGTGGTCGCTGGTGCACATCTTCGGCGTCGAGATGTGGGAGCGGTTCAGCTTCTACGGCATGCAGGGCATCCTGCTGATCTACCTGTACTACTCCGCCACGCAGGGCGGGCTCGGCATCCCGGAGGCGGTCGCGGGCGGCATCGTCGGCGCCTATGGCGGCTCGGTCTACCTCTCGACGATCCTCGGCGCCTGGCTGGCCGATCGCCTCTTCGGCTCCGAGCGGGTGCTGTTCGTCAGCGCGATGGTGATCGTCGCCGGCCACATCGCCCTCGCAGTGCTGCCCGGGCTGCTCGGCGTCGGCGTCGGGCTGGTGCTGGTGGCACTCGGCTCCGGTGGGCTGAAGGCCAACGCGACCTCGGTCGTCGGCACGCTCTACGCACCCGACGACACGCGCCGCGACGCCGGATTCTCGCTATTCTACCTCGGCATCAACCTCGGCGCGTTCCTCGGGCCGATCCTCACCGGCATCCTGCAGTCCACACTCGGCTTCCACTACGGCTTCGGGCTCGCCGCGATCGGCATGACACTGGGCCTCGTGCAGTACACGTTCGGGCGCAAGGCGCTGCCCGACTCCGCCCGCGCGGTGCCGAACCCGCTCCCCTCGAACCGGTACCCGGCCGTGATCGGCATCGCGGTCGCGGCCGTGGCGGTCATCGCGGTGCTGGTGCTCACCGGGGTGATCCGCGCCGACAACCTCGTCGACATCGTGATCGGCCTGACCGTGATCGCCAGCGTGGCCTACTTCGCCGTGATCCTGAGCAGCAAGCGGATCGACAGCACCGAGCGCTCCCGCGTGTGGGGATTCCTGCCGCTGTTCATCACCAGCGTCGCGTTCTGGTCGCTGTACCAGCAGCAGTTCACGGTGCTCACGGTCTACTCCGACAAGCGCCTCGATCGGATGCTGTTCGGCATCGAGATCCCGGTGTCGACGGTGCAGTCGATCAACCCGGTGTTCATCATCATCCTCTCGGGCGTCTTCGCCGCGATCTGGACGCGACTGGGCACGCGGCAGCCGTCGACGCCGGCGAAGTTCGGCCTCAGCGCGATCATCATGGGCGTGGCGTTCCTGCTCTTCCTGCCGTTCGCCGGCGGAGGCGAGAACTCCACGCCGCTGCTCGCGATCGTCGGCATCCTGTTCGTGTTCACGGTCGCCGAGCTGCTGCTGTCGCCGGTCGGACTGTCGGTCGCCACCAAGCTCGCGCCCGCGGCCTTCCGCACGCAGATGGTGGCGCTGTTCTTCCTGTCGATCGCACTGGGAACGGCCATCTCCGGCTGGCTCGTGCAGTTCTACGACCCCGACAACGAGGTTCCGTACTTCTCGCTGCTCGGCGCCATCGCGATCGCGGTCGGCATCGGTCTGCTGCTGTCGATCAAGCCCGTGATGCGGCTGATGAAGGGCGTGCGCTGA
- a CDS encoding GNAT family N-acetyltransferase codes for MRTIRDLDTVELILDAQGLLDSIRGPQRVVDAGTLRALQQSGNYIVGLFDGEGDEERMVGASVAFFGEPGRRAMHSHITALIPEYRGRGWGRELKEHQRQWAFSRDVGRITWTFDPLVARNAHFFLTVLGARVTGYAVNVYGIFGGGDAGDESDRLDVEWALADIAKPPAADAVVETLEIPDDIEALRLSDPAAAHEWRTRLRAEMEERLGRGLRIAGFDVKRGYLFTA; via the coding sequence GTGCGAACCATCCGAGATCTCGACACCGTTGAACTCATTCTCGATGCGCAGGGGCTGCTCGACTCCATCCGGGGCCCGCAGCGCGTCGTGGATGCCGGCACCCTGCGCGCGCTGCAGCAATCGGGGAACTACATCGTCGGACTCTTCGACGGCGAGGGCGACGAGGAGCGCATGGTCGGCGCGTCTGTCGCGTTCTTCGGTGAGCCCGGTCGCCGGGCGATGCACTCCCACATCACCGCGCTGATCCCCGAGTACCGCGGACGCGGCTGGGGTCGTGAGCTCAAAGAGCACCAGCGGCAGTGGGCGTTCTCCCGCGATGTGGGCCGCATCACCTGGACGTTCGATCCGCTCGTCGCCCGCAACGCGCACTTCTTCCTCACGGTTCTCGGCGCCCGCGTGACCGGGTACGCGGTGAACGTCTACGGCATCTTCGGCGGCGGTGACGCCGGCGACGAGAGCGATCGCCTCGACGTCGAGTGGGCGCTCGCCGACATCGCGAAGCCCCCGGCGGCCGATGCGGTCGTCGAGACGCTGGAGATCCCCGACGACATCGAGGCCCTGCGTCTGTCCGACCCTGCGGCCGCGCACGAGTGGCGCACGCGCCTGCGCGCCGAGATGGAGGAGCGCCTCGGCCGCGGGCTCCGCATCGCCGGCTTCGACGTGAAGCGCGGCTACCTCTTCACGGCCTGA
- a CDS encoding glycine--tRNA ligase, producing MAEQSRLDKVIALARHRGFVFQAGEIYGGSRSAWDYGPLGTELKENIRRQWWQTFVRGRGDMVGLDSSIILPKRVWEASGHVATFTDPLVECLSCHKRFRADNLIEDFEARKGRKAENGLADVPCPHCGTKGQYTEPKSFSGLVKTYLGVVDDESGLYYLRPETAQGIFVNFSNVLTASRKKPPFGIGQVGKAFRNEITPGNFIFRTREFEQMEIEFFTPPAEAQEWFEHWVEACWNWFIDLGIDPENMRQFDVPEDDRAHYSAGTIDVEYKFGFTGKEWGELMGVANRTDYDLTSHTEASGQSLTYFDQATGERYTPFVIEPSFGLTRAMMAFLVDAYREEQVPNAKGGTDVRTVLKLDPRLAPVKAAVLPLSRNEKLSPLAREVADTLRASWSVDFDDAGAIGRRYRRQDEIGTPFCVTVDFDSLEDRAVTVRDRDTMAQERVSIDELHTYLAERLRGA from the coding sequence ATGGCCGAACAGTCCCGCCTCGACAAGGTCATCGCCCTCGCCCGCCACCGCGGGTTCGTGTTCCAAGCGGGTGAGATCTACGGCGGTTCGCGTTCGGCCTGGGACTACGGCCCCCTCGGCACGGAGCTCAAGGAGAACATCCGTCGGCAGTGGTGGCAGACGTTCGTGCGCGGCCGCGGCGACATGGTCGGCCTCGACTCCAGCATCATCCTCCCCAAGCGCGTGTGGGAGGCATCCGGTCACGTCGCCACCTTCACCGACCCGTTGGTGGAGTGCCTGAGCTGTCACAAGCGCTTCCGCGCCGACAACCTGATCGAGGACTTCGAGGCGCGCAAGGGCCGCAAGGCCGAGAACGGTCTCGCCGACGTTCCGTGCCCGCACTGCGGCACCAAGGGCCAGTACACCGAGCCGAAGTCGTTCTCCGGTCTGGTGAAGACCTACCTCGGTGTCGTCGACGACGAGTCCGGCCTCTACTACCTGCGTCCGGAGACGGCGCAGGGCATCTTCGTGAACTTCTCGAACGTGCTCACCGCGAGCCGCAAGAAGCCGCCGTTCGGCATCGGTCAGGTCGGCAAGGCGTTCCGCAACGAGATCACGCCCGGTAACTTCATCTTCCGCACCCGTGAGTTCGAGCAGATGGAGATCGAGTTCTTCACGCCTCCCGCCGAGGCGCAGGAGTGGTTCGAGCACTGGGTCGAGGCCTGCTGGAACTGGTTCATCGATCTGGGCATCGACCCGGAGAACATGCGCCAGTTCGACGTGCCCGAAGACGATCGCGCGCACTACTCCGCCGGCACGATCGACGTCGAGTACAAGTTCGGCTTCACCGGCAAGGAGTGGGGCGAGCTCATGGGTGTCGCCAACCGCACCGACTACGACCTGACCAGCCACACCGAGGCCTCGGGCCAGAGCCTGACGTACTTCGACCAGGCCACGGGCGAGCGCTACACGCCGTTCGTGATCGAGCCGTCGTTCGGCCTCACGCGCGCGATGATGGCGTTCCTCGTCGACGCATACCGCGAGGAGCAGGTGCCCAACGCCAAGGGCGGCACCGACGTGCGCACCGTCCTCAAGCTCGACCCGCGCCTCGCGCCGGTGAAGGCCGCGGTGCTGCCGCTGTCGCGCAACGAGAAGCTCTCACCGCTCGCCCGTGAGGTCGCCGACACGCTGCGTGCCTCGTGGTCGGTCGACTTCGACGACGCCGGCGCGATCGGCCGCCGCTACCGTCGCCAGGACGAGATCGGCACCCCGTTCTGCGTCACGGTCGACTTCGACTCGCTCGAGGACCGTGCCGTCACCGTGCGCGACCGCGACACCATGGCGCAGGAGCGCGTCTCGATCGACGAGCTGCACACTTACCTCGCCGAGCGCCTGCGCGGCGCCTGA
- a CDS encoding MarR family transcriptional regulator, producing MRRDTQDDDDLIDALGQTAFMTMGALTGIAADAGLSLTQLRVLAILRDRRLRMSDLAEYLGLERSTMTGLVARAERKELLARMPNEQDARAVDVVLTDRGRAVADALSVSLRTTLLPLTERLPGDDRSALTELLRRMLP from the coding sequence ATGCGGCGCGACACTCAGGACGATGACGATCTCATCGACGCACTCGGGCAGACGGCGTTCATGACGATGGGAGCACTGACCGGAATCGCCGCCGACGCCGGCCTCTCACTGACTCAGCTGCGGGTGCTGGCGATCCTGCGGGATCGACGACTGCGTATGAGCGACCTCGCCGAGTACCTGGGGCTGGAGAGGTCGACGATGACCGGACTGGTGGCGCGCGCGGAGCGCAAAGAGCTGCTCGCCCGCATGCCGAACGAACAGGATGCGCGCGCTGTCGATGTCGTGCTCACCGACCGTGGCCGCGCCGTCGCCGATGCGCTCAGCGTCTCCCTGCGCACCACACTGCTCCCGCTCACCGAGCGGCTGCCCGGAGACGATCGCAGCGCCCTGACCGAGCTGCTGCGTCGGATGCTCCCCTGA